A window of Ruminiclostridium herbifermentans genomic DNA:
GTTTACCTTAATAGCACATACTGAATTATTAGTTATAAAGGCCTCAACACTACCTAAGTAGCATCCCTTATCAGACACAAGGTAATCAGGAGTGTCATAAAAAGTGTCTCTTACAAACTTTTCAAACTTATGATGCTCTTTTAGAAGTTTAATGTTAGCATGCTGAGGTACAGTCATATCTTGTACTAAATGAGCTGCTGCTCCCAAAAAAAACATTGACTTTTTGATATCACGAGAATTCCAAAAGCTAATAGCAAAAGCATAATAATTTTTAGCAAGCATAAGTGCATTTGTATTTCCATAAAGTCCACGATCTTTAACTGGATTATAGAAATGCCCAGAACTTTTAAAATCCTGATCCGCCCAAACAACTCCTAAATTCAAATCAGTAATATAATCTAAAAAAAATTCATACTGTTCTGTCTTTTTATCATTCTTTAGTATCAATAACGCCTGTATATTTATTGCCTTGTGTACGAAACACTCAGTTGTCATAACTGCTTTTTTTATGGGATTAATAGCTTTCATCGTATATTTAAAAAGCTTCCCATAAGAATATTCAACAATTTTTGGCATTATTAGCCCCTCTCTAGTCAACACTCGAAGTAGGTTTTATCTTTTATATTATACATCTATTTATTCTCTAAAAGAATAGATATATAAAAATTTTATTAAAATTTAATAAAGTTTATTTTTCCAATTTAATGCATTTTGCTAATTATTTTTAATCTTGATGTACCCTAGTACTTCCATACAAGCTTACTTAAATTAGGTTGCTAAAATATATTTAAATAAACTAATTTGGCTAAATTGGGTACAATTTAACCTTCTATATTATAAGTATGAACACCTAAATTATACGTTGCAAAAAATCAGCTGTATTGTTTACATTGTCTGTAAATAAACAATTACAAAAGTTAAACTATCTTGAAATTTATTTGTGGTATTAAAAATGAATTTATTTGTTGTTTTAAAAATATGTAATAATAACTTGAAGGCCAATTCCCATTGCAATATAGGGTGAAAGCTTTATAAAATGCCTTTTACCACTACTTAGAAAACATAAAGAAGAGGTAAGGCAGCACGTCTTTATATTCGAGTAAAGATTGCAGATCACGCTTTCAATAGACCTATATACTGCAGTATTTCCAGCTTGAACTTTTTTATTTTGAATTAATCTTAAAGCAGATAAAATTCCTGCAATAATAAACGAATATGCCATACCATATAAAATAAATTCACATCCAAAAAGTGCCCCAATAGCGCTAAATAGCTTTATGTCACCTGCCCCTATAAGTTCAAAATAAAATAAAAATCCCAAAAGCAATATTGGCACTAACAATCCAAACAGACTTGACTTAAAGCCCTGAGTCCCATCTTCAAATGTATTTATGAGCAGTCCAGAAATAGCCGCAGGCATTACACAAACATTTCGTATTTTTGAATACTTTATATCACTTATTATAGAGAAAATAAGCAAGCAAATTAAAATAATATATTTAACCATAACAACCTCCAGCAAAACTGCCAATAATTTTATTGTGGTTTTGATGCTAGAAAAATCACCATTAATATCTTAATTACTAGCCTTCCACACAATTAGAAAATATATATTCTCTATTTGCAAATCTCAGTGTATCGTTATTTTTTATACTATTTTTTGTGTTAGGTAAAATCCTATGGTCATTAATAAATGTCCCGTTTTTTGAATTACAATCCATAACATAAAAATTATCTTCCTCTTGTAATATCTCGGCATGAATTTTACCAATAGCACTGCTATTTATAGTATAATCTACAAAATTTCTCATTCTGCCAATAAGTATGCTATTTTTACTAATTTGTATTACTTCATCACCCTCTTTAGCTTTTAAATAAGGATATTCCGAAAGTTTGGGCTTTTTGATTATTACAGTTTCACCACTATAATTCTCAACAACCCCATTTTGCACTTCTTCTAATTTATTGTTCTGAGTTTCTTGGCTTACAAGTAATTCTTTACTTTTCATCCTGCTAGATATAATTTGCAGTGGCTTATAGTTATCAACCTCTACTATGTCCTTTTTTAACGTTGATAGTTCACCATCTTTATTAACTTTTTCATTAAGAATTCTAATTATCAGAACATCAATACCCAAGAATATTAATATAAGTATAATCACTGTAGTTTTCGGGTTATCTGAGAGCATTACAAGTTTACTATTTAGTATTAAAATAAAACTTGCTATCAATAACGGTTGAAGTAGAATCATAGTAAGCAATAACATATTATTAGTTCTATTTTTATTATTGCTTTCCTTACCTTTAGCAGTTTTTAATTGATCATGACTGATATTATCTAGTTTATTTACCTTATTAGAATTAGGAATTTTAAAATTTCCTTTTTGAAATTTGGTTTCATTTTGTGGCATGATGTTTATGGGGGATTCTGTTTTTATTTTTTTAGATACCCTTTTTTCTGATTTTTGCGTATTGAACCTTTCAACCTCTGTTTTGCTTGAAATAAGCCAACTTCCAAATGTCTTATCCTTCCTGATTTTGCTATTTT
This region includes:
- a CDS encoding zinc dependent phospholipase C family protein, with product MPKIVEYSYGKLFKYTMKAINPIKKAVMTTECFVHKAINIQALLILKNDKKTEQYEFFLDYITDLNLGVVWADQDFKSSGHFYNPVKDRGLYGNTNALMLAKNYYAFAISFWNSRDIKKSMFFLGAAAHLVQDMTVPQHANIKLLKEHHKFEKFVRDTFYDTPDYLVSDKGCYLGSVEAFITNNSVCAIKVNKILSRIEDENERFSALSKYTIPLAQRTTAGLFMLFYKDAKVNKNRIYSQSSN
- a CDS encoding A24 family peptidase codes for the protein MVKYIILICLLIFSIISDIKYSKIRNVCVMPAAISGLLINTFEDGTQGFKSSLFGLLVPILLLGFLFYFELIGAGDIKLFSAIGALFGCEFILYGMAYSFIIAGILSALRLIQNKKVQAGNTAVYRSIESVICNLYSNIKTCCLTSSLCFLSSGKRHFIKLSPYIAMGIGLQVIITYF
- a CDS encoding DUF6382 domain-containing protein, yielding MLYSLENDFEVLYENDSTSNYLILKTSIDKEILNYQAQMLLHNKLKGLLNFNMNRIGDELNCFYNITSKCTLAAYLSRKSFTRDEFLETILNIINNVYQLKDYLLYDDNILLDENFIYVEPDSISLYFVYLPFRGCKSDIKAFFAKLIFRLVKFEDEYSDNYIQKILENIKSDTFSLSSFKSLIESLLCESIKSTAKCKEALKKDESNDESNIENSKIRKDKTFGSWLISSKTEVERFNTQKSEKRVSKKIKTESPINIMPQNETKFQKGNFKIPNSNKVNKLDNISHDQLKTAKGKESNNKNRTNNMLLLTMILLQPLLIASFILILNSKLVMLSDNPKTTVIILILIFLGIDVLIIRILNEKVNKDGELSTLKKDIVEVDNYKPLQIISSRMKSKELLVSQETQNNKLEEVQNGVVENYSGETVIIKKPKLSEYPYLKAKEGDEVIQISKNSILIGRMRNFVDYTINSSAIGKIHAEILQEEDNFYVMDCNSKNGTFINDHRILPNTKNSIKNNDTLRFANREYIFSNCVEG